A single genomic interval of Lathyrus oleraceus cultivar Zhongwan6 chromosome 7, CAAS_Psat_ZW6_1.0, whole genome shotgun sequence harbors:
- the LOC127104780 gene encoding uncharacterized protein LOC127104780, which yields MHLNLTCNQNTIIKQPTIILAIYHNNSSSTETQCLAKCFPTLRTTSKLDLRIKSYDNNRREIKQLSNASNWVSFRVTKLKLRQKSAFQHYYSSLSEALLAKRSIFTKRTRLDLQNVELQISLLEAFQVSDFDSDETFEIGKEIYRGQQYSQIYFARLRLMRTLLYSLVSQWKPNSPVCTVLGLEEGKECVVVGTLFKNMKLKPCILDEYSKERSVVPLVKPHNFVDKDDYLVLEDESGRVKLGGNIIVPSVYVTDMHNRMRELYDWNDVAKRTEIVYDRALKCSNQNLLERLSRYWKYGSLQSTMHLDVGCEQCGRPSTTKCSRCKSVRYCSTKCLITNWRWHKYNCIAGDVNSAQPETPTGNVELLKNSNEEKENIHSPRPLYLELHPVTTTKEPQVHKTQWEKHLEDELVKSRKENSELRSERDEWKKRASFARERFRSFKEESEKQVVYHIITCASAIESIENFMTAFTCLFLLIVVCVEK from the exons ATGCATCTTAATTTAACATGTAATCAAAACACGATAATCAAACAACCTACAATTATATTAGCAATTTACCACAATAATTCATCATCCACAGAAACTCAATGTCTCGCTAAATG CTTTCCAACACTTCGAACGACATCTAAATTAGACTTACGAATTAAAAGTTATGACAATAATCGTCGGGAGATAAAACAA CTTTCCAACGCTTCAAATTGGGTCTCGTTCCGagttacgaaactcaagttacgaCAAAAATCAGCATTTCAGCACTATTACTCTTCGTTGAGCGAAGCCTTGCTCGCTAAGCGAAGTATTTTCACTAAGCGGACTCGTTTAGACCTGCAAAATGTAGAATTGCAAATTTCGCTGTTGGAGGCCTTCCAGGTCTCtgatttcgattcc GATGAAACGTTCGAAATTGGGAAAGAGATATATCGTGGACAGCAATACAGTCAAATTTACTTCGCTCGTCTTCGCTTGATGAGAACTCTCTTGTACTCCCTTGTTTCCCAATGGAAACCTAATTCTCCTG TGTGCACGGTGTTGGGACTGGAAGAGGGCAAGGAGTGTGTTGTTGTTGGGACACTGTTTAAAAACATGAAATTGAAACCTTGCATACTTGATGAGTATTCTAAAGAG AGATCGGTTGTCCCGCTTGTCAAGCCGCATAACTTTGTGGACAAAGATGATTATCTTGTTTTGGAAGATGAAAGTGGAAGAGTTAAGCTTGGTGGGAATATTATTGTACCATCTGTCTATGTAACAG ATATGCATAATCGA ATGAGGGAGCTCTACGATTGGAACGATGTTGCCAAAAGGACTGAAATTGTGTATGACCGTGCTTTGAAGTGTTCCAATCAAAATCTATTAGAGCGTCTCTCACG CTATTGGAAATATGGCAG CCTGCAGAGTACCATG CATCTAGATGTTGGGTGTGAACAATGTGGTAGACCAAGTACCACCAAATGTTCACGATGCAAATCTGTCAGATACTG CTCTACAAAGTGTTTGATTACCAACTGGAGATGGCATAAATATAATTGCATTGCAGGAGATGTCAATTCAGCTCAACCAGAAACACCTACTGGAAAC GTTGAATTGCTCAAGAATTCAAATGAAGAGAAAGAGAATATTCATTCACCTAGGCCACTCTATTTGGAGCTTCATCCTG TTACTACTACTAAGGAACCACAAGTGCATAAAACTCAATGGGAGAAACACCTTGAAGATGAACTAGTAAAGTCTAg GAAAGAGAATTCCGAACTTCGGTCAGAGCGTGACGAGTGGAAGAAGCGAGCGAGTTTCGCTAGAGAAAGATTTCGAAGTTTCAAGGAAGAATCTGAAAAACAAGTAGTTTATCACATAATAACTTGCGCTTCAGCAATTGAATCAATTGAGAACTTCATGACAGCATTTACTTGTTTGTTTCTTCTTATAGTTGTCTGTGTTGAGAAATGA
- the LOC127104781 gene encoding probable peptide/nitrate transporter At3g43790: protein MLNELKIILLEILHSPICLIGPALGGYLAQPAVKYPHLFPKDSFWDKFPYFLPSLSVSAFAFVVAIACIWLPETLHNHPLSNESIDDAEALETGNISNDDDKIIQKDENLFLNWPLMSSIIVYSIFSLYNVAYQEVFSLWAVSPGRFGGLNFTTDNVGDVLAISGIGLIVSQLFLYPSLERAFGPIKFARISAVLSIPLLQSYPFIAMLSGITLYLVINIASLLKNVLSMTIITGLFIMQNRAVEQHQRGAANGIAMTIMSIFKAIGPAGGGAV, encoded by the exons ATGTTGAACGAATTAAAGATAATTTTATTAGAGATATTACATTCTCCGATATGTC TAATTGGACCAGCATTGGGAGGTTATTTGGCTCAG CCAGCAGTGAAATACCCTCATCTATTTCCAAAAGACTCATTTTGGGATAA GTTTCCATATTTCTTGCCTTCCTTGTCAGTATCAGCTTTTGCATTTGTGGTAGCAATTGCATGCATCTGGCTTCCG GAAACACTTCACAACCACCCTCTAAGCAATGAGTCTATTGATGATGCTGAAGCTTTAGAAACTGGAAACATAAGTAATGACGACGACAAAATAATCCAAAAAGATGAAAACCTCTTCCTGAACTGGCCATTAATGTCATCTATTATTGTGTACAGCATTTTCTCACTTTATAATGTTGCTTATCAAGAG GTTTTCTCATTATGGGCTGTTAGTCCTGGAAGGTTTGGTGGTTTGAACTTTACAACTGATAATGTAGGCGATGTTCTCGCAATATCAG GTATTGGTCTTATTGTCTCCCAGCTTTTCCTCTACCCTTCATTGGAAAGAGCTTTCGGACCTATAAAATTTGCTCGCATCTCCGCA GTTTTATCAATACCTCTGTTGCAAAGTTACCCCTTCATAGCAATGCTTTCTGGCATTACGCTATACCTAGTTATTAATATTGCTTCTCTTCTGAAGAATGTTCTAAGT ATGACGATAATCACTGGTTTATTTATTATGCAAAATAGAGCCGTG GAACAACATCAAAGAGGGGCAGCTAATGGCATTGCTATGACTATAATGTCAATATTCAAAGCAATCGGTCCAGCGGGAGGTGGTGCAGTGTGA